Proteins found in one Methanomassiliicoccus sp. genomic segment:
- a CDS encoding DHH family phosphoesterase encodes MIRDVDGFERASRVAAERLKRVGSALIVGHIDADGITASSIATMSLRRAGIANRVQFVKKLDEAAISKAHADPAEVLWFVDLGSAALSKLDVDRCIITDHHRPEPSKDEVLYREGHVNPHLFGIDGSTEVSGSGVTYTVAKCMDTRNQDLSALAMVGAVGDFQEAAEGRLVGYNRRILDDALVLGLIRAEKDVRLFGRQTRSIPALLQYSSDPALLPFITHRRRVSIADVIDEDRTAHDEDHMECIDLVRKAGVEIMEDGGMRTWSQLTRDEKRRIVSAVVDRIIEAGKGVATVRRLIGEVYSLSPDLPGSPPGWLKTVSVDSSGKVGEGAFPLAMRAVLDAKEFATLLNACGRHDRPEVGLAVCLGDRGEGLEEAVRQQEDHRQSLRKAIELVQYDAAFGLATVTGGGTALTSVRYFNARDRIEDTILGTVVGILIGSAGTPADRPLIGFTQSSDGTCTLKVSGRGTPGLTALGLDLATAMREASASVGGAGGGHNVAAGATIPEGREEEFLLAIDRLVKGQLSPSA; translated from the coding sequence ATGATCAGGGATGTCGACGGTTTCGAGCGGGCCAGCAGGGTGGCGGCAGAGAGGTTGAAGCGAGTAGGCTCCGCCCTCATCGTAGGCCACATCGATGCCGATGGCATCACTGCCTCTTCCATCGCCACCATGTCCCTCAGACGGGCAGGCATCGCCAACAGAGTGCAGTTCGTGAAGAAACTGGATGAGGCTGCAATCTCCAAGGCCCACGCAGATCCTGCCGAGGTCCTGTGGTTCGTCGATCTGGGCTCGGCCGCACTATCGAAGCTGGATGTGGACAGGTGCATCATAACCGACCATCACCGTCCTGAGCCCTCGAAGGATGAGGTGCTTTACAGGGAGGGTCATGTCAACCCCCATCTCTTCGGCATCGACGGCTCCACCGAGGTCTCGGGCTCGGGGGTGACGTACACGGTCGCTAAGTGCATGGACACCCGGAATCAGGACCTCTCCGCACTTGCCATGGTAGGGGCCGTGGGGGACTTTCAGGAGGCCGCGGAGGGGCGGCTGGTCGGATACAACAGGAGGATCTTGGACGATGCCTTGGTCCTGGGATTGATCAGGGCGGAGAAGGACGTGCGGTTGTTCGGCCGGCAGACGCGGTCCATTCCCGCTCTTCTGCAATATTCCAGCGACCCTGCCCTGCTGCCGTTCATCACCCACCGTCGGCGCGTGTCCATCGCGGACGTGATCGACGAGGACCGAACCGCTCACGACGAGGACCATATGGAATGCATAGACCTGGTACGGAAGGCGGGTGTGGAGATCATGGAGGACGGTGGCATGAGGACCTGGAGCCAGCTCACCCGGGACGAGAAAAGGCGTATCGTAAGCGCCGTGGTCGACCGCATCATCGAGGCCGGCAAGGGGGTGGCGACGGTGAGGCGCCTCATCGGAGAGGTGTATTCCCTATCCCCGGACCTTCCCGGTTCACCACCAGGCTGGCTTAAGACAGTCAGTGTTGATAGTTCTGGGAAGGTGGGCGAGGGGGCGTTCCCACTTGCCATGAGGGCGGTCCTGGACGCCAAGGAGTTCGCCACATTGCTGAACGCCTGTGGCCGTCATGATCGCCCCGAGGTAGGTCTGGCCGTTTGCCTGGGAGACAGAGGGGAAGGGCTCGAGGAAGCCGTACGGCAGCAGGAGGACCATCGCCAGAGCTTGAGGAAGGCCATCGAGCTGGTCCAGTACGATGCGGCGTTCGGCCTTGCCACCGTGACCGGCGGAGGTACGGCCCTGACCTCGGTGCGTTATTTCAATGCGCGAGACCGTATCGAGGACACCATTCTGGGAACGGTCGTGGGCATCCTCATCGGGAGCGCGGGCACTCCGGCGGACCGCCCCCTCATAGGGTTCACTCAGTCCAGCGATGGTACCTGCACCTTAAAGGTCTCTGGCAGGGGCACGCCAGGTCTGACCGCCTTGGGGCTGGACCTGGCAACAGCGATGCGGGAGGCCTCGGCCTCCGTAGGCGGTGCCGGGGGCGGCCACAACGTGGCCGCAGGTGCCACCATCCCCGAAGGGAGGGAGGAGGAGTTCCTCCTCGCCATCGACAGGTTGGTCAAGGGACAGCTCAGCCCATCAGCTTGA
- a CDS encoding metallophosphoesterase — protein sequence MDEIEVFYGARITSDLCLHLPDERTIVVADLHLGYESALEAEGIHIPRVQTKTVKEALVRLIERHEAERVVLLGDVKHEFSRNLGQEVRDVRSVLDSISEMVDIVIVKGNHDNFIENIVSRIQIPVVDRYSLGGITFVHGHQPCDSRPLVIGHEHPSVKIVDRVGAYIKLPCHMFLRDEKVLVLPAFSPLASGTDITGVPSSDYLSPILSNVDINNGEVFACSDIGILPLGKVASLGDLRL from the coding sequence ATGGACGAGATAGAGGTCTTCTATGGCGCGCGCATAACCTCGGACCTGTGCCTTCATCTACCAGACGAACGAACGATAGTGGTGGCAGACCTTCACCTGGGTTACGAATCGGCTTTGGAGGCGGAGGGCATACACATCCCGAGGGTCCAGACAAAGACCGTGAAGGAAGCCCTGGTCCGATTGATCGAGAGGCATGAGGCGGAGAGGGTGGTCCTCCTGGGCGATGTGAAGCATGAGTTCTCTAGGAACCTGGGGCAGGAGGTCAGGGACGTCCGCTCGGTCCTGGACAGCATATCTGAGATGGTGGACATCGTGATAGTGAAGGGCAACCATGACAACTTCATCGAGAACATAGTCTCACGCATCCAGATACCCGTGGTCGACAGGTACTCCCTGGGCGGCATAACCTTCGTCCATGGGCACCAGCCCTGTGATTCTAGACCCCTGGTCATTGGCCATGAGCACCCTTCGGTGAAGATAGTGGACCGGGTGGGGGCTTACATCAAGCTTCCCTGCCACATGTTCCTGAGGGACGAGAAGGTACTGGTTCTACCGGCATTCAGTCCATTGGCCTCAGGAACGGACATAACCGGGGTCCCATCATCGGACTATCTGTCCCCTATCCTGAGCAACGTTGACATCAACAACGGAGAGGTCTTCGCCTGCAGCGACATCGGCATCCTGCCCCTTGGAAAGGTGGCGTCTCTTGGCGACCTAAGGTTGTGA
- the argF gene encoding ornithine carbamoyltransferase, with amino-acid sequence MKKDLISLLDVRDDIFDLLSLAEELKRNKKNGRQLQGQTLAMIFEKSSTRTRVSFETGMFQLGGNTIYLSQHDSQLGRGETVADTARVLSRYVDGMIYRAFDHKNMVELAKHSTVPVINALDNLEHPCQVMADLLTIKEKKGRLEGLKLAYVGDGNNVCNSLALGAALMGMDFVAATPKEYAPNASIMDKAASIARTKGHTCECITDPQIAAKDADVIYTDTWVSMGQEREAHRKEQVMRPYQINDSLMSLARKDSLFMHCLPAHRGHEVTEEVIEGKHSVVFDQAENRLHAQKAILIKLMG; translated from the coding sequence ATGAAGAAGGACCTAATCTCTTTGCTGGACGTACGGGACGATATCTTCGACCTCCTTTCCTTAGCCGAAGAGCTAAAGAGGAACAAGAAGAACGGCCGGCAACTTCAGGGGCAGACCCTGGCGATGATATTCGAGAAGTCGAGCACGCGCACAAGGGTATCGTTCGAGACCGGTATGTTCCAGCTCGGTGGAAACACCATCTACCTAAGTCAGCATGATTCTCAGTTGGGAAGGGGAGAGACCGTGGCCGACACCGCCAGGGTCCTCAGTCGGTATGTGGACGGCATGATCTACCGGGCTTTCGACCACAAGAACATGGTGGAACTGGCCAAACATTCCACGGTGCCCGTGATCAACGCTCTTGACAACCTCGAGCATCCCTGCCAGGTAATGGCCGACCTGCTCACCATAAAGGAAAAGAAGGGGAGGCTGGAGGGACTGAAGCTGGCCTACGTGGGGGATGGCAACAACGTATGCAACTCCCTGGCCCTGGGAGCTGCCCTCATGGGGATGGACTTCGTGGCCGCTACCCCGAAGGAGTATGCCCCGAACGCTTCCATCATGGATAAGGCGGCTTCGATCGCGCGAACTAAGGGGCATACCTGCGAGTGCATCACCGATCCCCAAATTGCCGCCAAGGATGCCGATGTTATCTATACGGATACCTGGGTGTCCATGGGCCAGGAGCGTGAGGCGCACCGCAAGGAACAGGTGATGAGGCCTTACCAGATCAACGACTCCCTTATGTCCCTGGCAAGAAAGGACAGTTTGTTCATGCATTGCCTGCCGGCGCACCGCGGCCACGAGGTGACCGAGGAGGTCATCGAGGGCAAGCACAGTGTGGTCTTCGACCAAGCGGAGAACAGGCTGCACGCCCAGAAGGCCATATTGATCAAGCTGATGGGCTGA
- a CDS encoding exonuclease produces the protein MSVSKVRGISVERKAGLDRHIERAENFLARRNTEYFCKILPSVEHWRLYDKFRSDTAFLDIETDGRSAYSNVTVVGIHRMDGRDRTLVRGQDLSAASLREALEGVKMLVSFNGSSFDLPILEYHFPLTVPRVPHFDLLHGCRRVGLRGGLKSVEKQMGIARAREVEYMTGEEAVYLWRAWERSGRENALRMLKRYNEEDTVNLEPIAEHVYTTLQERTLDLTK, from the coding sequence ATGTCCGTCAGTAAGGTCCGGGGCATCTCCGTCGAGCGGAAGGCAGGCCTGGACAGGCACATCGAGCGGGCCGAGAATTTCCTGGCGAGGAGGAATACTGAATATTTCTGCAAGATCCTGCCTTCGGTGGAGCACTGGCGCCTGTACGATAAGTTCCGTTCGGACACGGCCTTCCTGGACATAGAGACCGATGGACGCTCCGCATATTCCAACGTCACCGTGGTGGGCATCCACCGTATGGACGGAAGGGATCGGACGCTGGTGAGGGGGCAGGACCTTAGCGCGGCCAGTCTAAGGGAGGCGCTGGAAGGAGTCAAGATGCTGGTCTCCTTTAACGGAAGCTCCTTCGACCTCCCCATCCTGGAATATCATTTTCCCCTGACCGTGCCCCGTGTGCCTCACTTCGACCTTCTTCACGGCTGCCGCCGGGTAGGCCTCCGTGGGGGCCTGAAGTCGGTGGAGAAGCAGATGGGGATTGCCCGAGCGAGGGAGGTGGAATACATGACCGGAGAGGAGGCGGTCTACCTCTGGCGAGCATGGGAGAGGTCAGGTAGGGAGAACGCCCTCAGAATGCTGAAGAGGTATAACGAGGAGGATACCGTCAACCTCGAGCCCATCGCAGAGCATGTCTACACGACCCTCCAGGAAAGGACCTTGGACCTTACCAAATGA